The DNA region ACATCACGCCACTCCGGCACCTGACGCCCGCCGTGCTGAATGCGGATCTGGTGCTGTTGCCCTCCCGCCCCGCCGTGATGCCGCTGGCCAGCGGGCTGCAGGAGTTCCCGGGCGACGACGAGTTCGTAGGCCGCAACCCCTCCGAGGCGGCGAGCATTGTCTACTACCAGAAAGCGCGCCACCTCTTCGGCGACCTCAAGGTCGAGGTGTACGACTCGACCGGCGCGCTCGTTTCCACCATGGCAGGCGGCAAGCTGCGGGGGCTGAACCGTGTCGAGCTGCCCATGCGCCTGCCGCCGCCCAAGATGCCGCCGGCGACCACGCTGGCCCGGACGCTGGTCGGGCCGCGAGTGCCGGAAGGGACGTACACGTTCAAGCTCATCAAGGGGAAAGCCGTCTACGAGGGGAAGCTCACCCTGGTACCGGATCCGCGCTCGAGCCACACGGCGGAGGAGCGGCGGCTGCAGCAGCAAACGGCCATGGAGCTCTACCGCCTGCTCGGGCGTCTCACCTACCTGGTGGATGCGGCCACGGAGCTGCGCGACCAGGCGCGGCAGCGCGCGCAGTCCAGGGCGGCCGGCGGGCTGGCCAGGCGCCTCAGCGCCTACGCGGACGAGCTCGAGGCGTTCCGCAAGAGCGTGGTCTCGAGCAAAGAAGGCGCGATCGCGCGGGAAGAGAAGCTGCGGGAGGAGCTGGGCAACCTGTTTGGTGCGGTCAGCGGCTACGACGGCCGGCCCACGGACTCGCAGCTCCTGCGCAAGGATGTGCTGGCGGGCCAGCTCGAGGAGGCAGCCGGCCGCTTCGCCGCGCTGGCCGGGCAGAAGCTGGACGCGCTCAACGCCTCCCTAGCCGCGCGCCAGCTCGAAGCGCTGCGGCTGCTCACGCGCGAAGAGTGGGCGAGGAAGGATCAGGCCGCCACCACCGATGGCGCCGCGACGCACTCGAGCAGCAGCTTCCCGGCCGTGCTCCGCGCCTCGAGCAGCCGGTGGGCTTCGGCCGCCTCAGCGAGCGGCAGCACGCGGTCGATGCGGACGCGTACTTCGCCGGCTTCCAGCCAGCCGAAGAGGTCGCGGGCGCGGTCCAGCAACTCGGCGCGGTCGCGCAGGTAATCCCCGAGCACTGGCCGGGTCAGGAACAGGGAGCCCTTGCGCGCCAGCAGCAGCGGATCGAGTGGCGGCACGGCGCCACTGGCCTGGCCGTACAGCACCAGCATTCCGCGGGGCCGAAGCGAGTCCAGGCTGCCCTCGAAGGTAGAACGTCCCACCCCGTCGTAGACGACGTCCAAGCCCCGCCCGCCCGTGAAACGCCGCGCCGCCGTCGGGAAATCCTCTCGCGTGTACAGCACTGCCTCGGCCGCGCCCGCGCTCCGCGCCAGCTCCGCTTTCGCCTCAGTCGAGACCGTGGCCAGCACGCGCGCGCCACGCCGCCGGGCAAGCTGCACGAGCAGCAGCCCCACACCGCCCGCCGCCGCATGCACCAGCACGGTCTGCCCCGGCTGCAGCGGAACCGTCGTCTGGGTCAGGTAGTGCGCGGTCAGCCCCTGGAGCAGCAGGGCTGCGGCTGCGGCCAGATCGATGCCCTCCGGAACCGGCACCAGACTGGCGGCGGGGACGATGGCGTACTCGGCATACGAACCGAGCGTGGTGGCATAGGCGACGCGGTCACCCGGGTGCACTCCGGTGACGCGGGCGCCCACGGCATCTACCACTCCCGCCGCCTCGGAACCCGGCGTGAAGGGAAGATTCTGGGGGTAGAGGCCGGTGCGTTGGTAGACATCAATGTAGTTGACGCCGGCCAGGGCGATGCGCACGCGCGCCTCACCCGCGCCCGGCTGCGGCAGCGGCAGCTCCTCCAGCCGGAGCACCTCGGGGCCGCCATGTTCGCTCACCCGCACCGCGCGCATCTGGGCTCTTCAACTTCCTGAGAGAAAAGGTCGGGACCGCGGCGAGAGCGCCGGCCCTGCTTCCGCACACGTAGGGGCTCCGCACCCCTGCCCGGGTGGTCCTAACCCAGCCCCATGCCCCGGGCGATCAGCGCGGGCGGAATCGTTCCCCAGCCCAGCAGCCGGTCGTGGAAGTCGCGCAGGCGGAAGGCGTTGCCCTGCTGCGCGCGGGCCTGCTCGCGCAAGCGCAGGATCTCGCGCTTGCCCACGGCGTAGCTGAGCGGCTGTGTCGGCTCGCCGCAGTAGCGGCGCACCTCGATGGTGGCACTGTGGCGCTCGAGTCCCGCCTCGCGCACGAGGTACTCGATTCCTTGCTCGGGCAGCCAGCCGCGGGCGTGCAGTCCCACGTCTACGACCACGCGGCAGGCGCGCCAGAGCAGCCCGTTGAGCTGCAGCAGGCGCTGGCGAGGGTCAGAGTAGAATCCCTGCTCCCACATCATCTCTTCGCAATAGAGCGCCCAGCCCTCGGCGAAGACGGAAGTGGTGAACACGCGCCGTGGCTCGGTCTCCGCGTCCATGGCGCGGATGAACTGGAGGTGGTGCCCCGGATAGGCTTCGTGCAGCGCCGTGACCGGTATGGCGTAGACCGAATGCTCGCGCAGCACGCGGCCCTCGACCTCGCGCGGCGGCGGGGTCACGAAGAAGAGCCCCGTCTGCGGTGGGTCGTGGGGCGCGGGCATGAGGTAGGCGGCGGTCGGGATGAGTGGCCGGAGGTGCTCGGGCGTGGCGGTGACCTCGAGCGACTCCCCACCCGGTATGCTCACCAGCTCGCGGCTCAGCAGGAACGCGCGGGCCCGCTCGACCTCCGAGGCATAGGCCGAGATCAGGTCCTGCGGCCTCGGGTGCTCGTCCTTGAGCGACTCGGTCAGCGCGCGCCAGTGCTGGCGCGAGTCGATCTCACGGGCGACCCGGGCCAGCGCCTCCTCGGTTTCCCGCTTCAGCGCCTCGCCGTAAGCCAGCAGCGCGTCGGCCGAGTCTTCCAGCCCATGGGCGAAGCGCAGCTTCTTCTCGAATCCGGCGCGGCCGATCGCGAAGTCGCCGGCAGCGCACGGCAGCAGCTCCGTCTCCAGCCAATCCGCGAAGGAGGTCAGCGCCGTGGCCGCCGCGGTCCGGGCGCTGTCCCAGCGCGCGAAGGCAGCGCCCTCCTCGCGCAGCGCGGCGCCCAGCGAGAGCGGCAGCAGGCGTTCGAGCAGGTCCCGGCCGTGGCGCGCCATCTCCGCCGCCGTCTGCACCAGGATGGGCGCCGCCTCGGTCAGGTTGGCGCGCGCCTCCTCCAGCACGCGGCCGAGCTCGAACAGCCGCTCCGTGGCGCGGCGCGCCCGCTCGTGCGCAGGCGCGTAGTCGCGCACCGCCATGAGGTAGAGCGAGCCGAGCGGCGCCTCCAGGTAGAGCACCGGGTTGCGCGCGAAGGTGCGGAGCGAGTCCAGCTCCTCGAGCTGATAGCGGAGCTGATTCACCACCAGCTCGCGATCCAGCTCCTCGCTCGCATTGCGGGGCTCGACCCGCTGGAAGAGCCGCAGATACTCCCGATAGAGGCGCACTCGCTCCGCGAGCGAGGCGGGATCGTAGCGCTCGAGCTCGCCGTCGTGCGCGTGCAGCCCCACGGCGGTCGCGTGCGTCGGATTCTCGCGCCACCAGGCGGCGAAGAACTCCTCCAGCAGCCCGCCGAATTCGCTCATGCCGCGCGACTCGCCCTCAAGGGCCG from Gemmatimonadota bacterium includes:
- a CDS encoding quinone oxidoreductase, with amino-acid sequence MRAVRVSEHGGPEVLRLEELPLPQPGAGEARVRIALAGVNYIDVYQRTGLYPQNLPFTPGSEAAGVVDAVGARVTGVHPGDRVAYATTLGSYAEYAIVPAASLVPVPEGIDLAAAAALLLQGLTAHYLTQTTVPLQPGQTVLVHAAAGGVGLLLVQLARRRGARVLATVSTEAKAELARSAGAAEAVLYTREDFPTAARRFTGGRGLDVVYDGVGRSTFEGSLDSLRPRGMLVLYGQASGAVPPLDPLLLARKGSLFLTRPVLGDYLRDRAELLDRARDLFGWLEAGEVRVRIDRVLPLAEAAEAHRLLEARSTAGKLLLECVAAPSVVAA
- a CDS encoding DUF885 domain-containing protein is translated as MSEFGGLLEEFFAAWWRENPTHATAVGLHAHDGELERYDPASLAERVRLYREYLRLFQRVEPRNASEELDRELVVNQLRYQLEELDSLRTFARNPVLYLEAPLGSLYLMAVRDYAPAHERARRATERLFELGRVLEEARANLTEAAPILVQTAAEMARHGRDLLERLLPLSLGAALREEGAAFARWDSARTAAATALTSFADWLETELLPCAAGDFAIGRAGFEKKLRFAHGLEDSADALLAYGEALKRETEEALARVAREIDSRQHWRALTESLKDEHPRPQDLISAYASEVERARAFLLSRELVSIPGGESLEVTATPEHLRPLIPTAAYLMPAPHDPPQTGLFFVTPPPREVEGRVLREHSVYAIPVTALHEAYPGHHLQFIRAMDAETEPRRVFTTSVFAEGWALYCEEMMWEQGFYSDPRQRLLQLNGLLWRACRVVVDVGLHARGWLPEQGIEYLVREAGLERHSATIEVRRYCGEPTQPLSYAVGKREILRLREQARAQQGNAFRLRDFHDRLLGWGTIPPALIARGMGLG